The proteins below come from a single Streptomyces spongiicola genomic window:
- the cobJ gene encoding precorrin-3B C(17)-methyltransferase — MTLRAARVVAEADVVAYHCARHGRSIARSIVAAQLRPDHIEERLMYPVTVETTDHPGGYRGALDDFYEEAAARLAAHLDAGRTVAVLAEGDPLFYGSYQHMHKRLAHRYHTEVIPGVTSVSAAAARLGEPLCEAEEVLTIVPGTLPEEELAARLAAADSAVVMKLGRTFPDVRRALERAGRLEDARYVERATMAGERTGRFADVDPESVPYFSMAVLPSRIDEVRPDARPRGEVVVVGTGPAGPLWLTPETRGALAAADDLVGYTTYLDRVPERAGQRRHGSDNKVESERAEFALDLARRGRRVAVVSGGDPGVFAMATAVLEVAAREPYTDVPVRVLPGLTAANAAAARAGAPLGHDYAAISLSDRLKPWEVIEERLTAAAGADLVLALYNPGSRSRTWQVAKARELLLGHRAPDTPVVVARDVGGPEESVRIVRLGELDPAEVDMRTLLLVGSSQTRTVRRGTGEEVVWTPRSYPAGDPAPE, encoded by the coding sequence ATGACGCTCCGGGCGGCCCGGGTCGTCGCGGAGGCGGACGTCGTGGCGTACCACTGCGCCCGGCACGGCCGTTCCATCGCCCGCTCCATCGTGGCGGCGCAGCTGCGCCCCGACCACATCGAGGAGCGCCTGATGTACCCGGTCACGGTGGAGACCACCGACCATCCGGGCGGCTATCGGGGTGCGCTCGACGACTTCTACGAGGAGGCCGCGGCCCGGCTCGCCGCGCATCTCGACGCCGGGCGGACGGTGGCCGTGCTCGCCGAGGGCGACCCGCTCTTCTACGGCTCCTACCAGCACATGCACAAGCGGCTCGCGCACCGCTACCACACCGAGGTGATCCCCGGCGTGACCTCGGTGAGCGCCGCTGCCGCGCGACTCGGGGAGCCGCTCTGCGAGGCGGAGGAGGTGCTGACCATCGTCCCCGGCACGCTGCCCGAGGAGGAACTGGCCGCCCGCCTCGCCGCCGCCGACTCGGCGGTGGTGATGAAGCTCGGCCGGACCTTCCCCGACGTGCGGCGGGCGCTGGAGCGGGCGGGCCGGCTGGAGGACGCCCGCTACGTGGAGCGGGCCACGATGGCCGGGGAGCGCACGGGGCGGTTCGCGGACGTCGACCCGGAGTCCGTGCCGTACTTCTCGATGGCGGTGCTGCCGAGCCGGATCGACGAGGTACGGCCCGACGCGCGCCCCCGCGGCGAGGTCGTCGTCGTGGGCACCGGGCCTGCCGGGCCGCTGTGGCTGACGCCCGAGACCCGGGGCGCCCTCGCCGCCGCCGACGACCTGGTCGGCTACACGACCTATCTGGACCGGGTGCCCGAGCGGGCCGGACAGCGCCGCCACGGCTCGGACAACAAGGTGGAGTCCGAACGGGCGGAGTTCGCCCTCGACCTCGCCCGGCGCGGCCGCCGGGTGGCCGTGGTGTCGGGCGGCGATCCGGGGGTCTTCGCCATGGCCACGGCCGTACTGGAGGTCGCGGCTCGGGAACCGTACACGGACGTGCCCGTACGCGTACTGCCGGGCCTCACCGCCGCGAACGCCGCCGCGGCCCGCGCGGGTGCGCCGCTGGGGCACGACTACGCCGCCATCTCCCTCTCCGACCGGCTGAAGCCGTGGGAGGTCATCGAGGAGCGGCTGACGGCGGCGGCCGGCGCCGACCTCGTCCTGGCCCTCTACAACCCCGGTTCGCGCAGTCGCACCTGGCAGGTCGCCAAGGCCCGCGAGCTGCTCCTCGGCCATCGCGCCCCGGACACCCCGGTCGTCGTCGCGCGGGACGTGGGCGGCCCGGAGGAGAGCGTGCGGATCGTGCGCCTGGGCGAACTCGACCCGGCGGAGGTGGACATGAGGACGCTGCTGCTGGTCGGCTCGTCGCAGACCCGGACGGTACGCCGCGGCACGGGCGAGGAGGTCGTCTGGACGCCCCGCAGCTATCCGGCGGGGGATCCGGCCCCGGAGTGA
- a CDS encoding precorrin-8X methylmutase, with protein MSDQTVFDYEKDGAEIYRRSFATIRAEARLDALPADIGRVAVRMIHACGMVDLAGDLAYSPGVAARAREALRAGAPILCDAQMVASGVTRKRLPAGNEVLCTLSEPSVPELAAELGTTRSAAALELWRDRLDGAVVAVGNAPTALFRLLEMIDEGAPHPAAVIGVPVGFIGAAESKDALAAHGGGLEYLVVRGRRGGSAMAAAAINAMASEAE; from the coding sequence ATGAGCGACCAGACCGTGTTCGACTACGAGAAGGACGGAGCGGAGATCTACCGCCGGTCCTTTGCCACGATCCGCGCCGAGGCCCGGCTCGACGCGCTGCCCGCCGACATCGGCCGGGTCGCGGTGCGGATGATCCACGCCTGCGGCATGGTCGACCTCGCCGGCGACCTGGCGTACTCGCCCGGCGTCGCGGCCCGCGCCCGGGAGGCGCTGCGCGCCGGGGCGCCGATCCTGTGCGACGCCCAGATGGTCGCCAGCGGCGTCACCCGCAAGCGGCTGCCCGCCGGCAACGAGGTGCTGTGCACGCTGTCCGAGCCGTCCGTGCCGGAGCTGGCCGCGGAACTCGGCACCACGCGCAGCGCCGCCGCGCTCGAACTGTGGCGGGACCGCCTCGACGGTGCGGTGGTCGCCGTCGGCAACGCCCCCACGGCGCTCTTCAGACTGCTGGAGATGATCGACGAGGGCGCGCCCCACCCCGCCGCCGTGATCGGCGTACCGGTGGGCTTCATCGGCGCGGCCGAGTCCAAGGACGCCCTCGCCGCGCACGGCGGCGGCCTGGAGTACCTGGTGGTGCGCGGCCGGCGCGGCGGCAGCGCGATGGCCGCGGCCGCGATCAACGCGATGGCGAGTGAGGCGGAGTGA
- the cobN gene encoding cobaltochelatase subunit CobN produces MTYATILLLSTSDTDLLSARAAEGPVRYRFANPSRLPLDRLPGLLDGTDLVVVRLLGGLRAWQEGLDALLAQGRPVVVLTGEQAPDAQLMEASTVPVGIAAEAHAYLAHGGPDNLEQLARFLSDTVLLTGHGFAPPAPAPTWGELERTARDGTGPLVAVLYYRAHHMSGNTAFVGALCDAVEEAGGRALPLYVASLRTPEPELLERLRGADAVVTTVLAAGGTAPAGAQAGGDDEAWDAGALASLDVPVLQALCLTGSRSAWEDNDEGLSPLDAASQVAVPEFDGRLITVPFSFKEIDEDGLPAYVADPERAARVAGIAVRHARLRHIPNARKRLALVLSAYPTKHSRIGNAVGLDTPASAVALLRRLRAEGYDFGTEEIPGLASGDGDELIRALIEAGGHDQDWLTEEQLARNPVRIPAADYERWYATLPRELREHVEEHWGPAPGEMFLDRSRNPEGDIVLAALRRGNLLIVIQPPRGFGENPIAVYHDPDLPPSHHYLAAYRWIAARQDDAGFGADAMIHLGKHGNLEWLPGKNAGLSAACAPDAALGDLPLVYPFLVNDPGEGTQAKRRVHATLVDHLVPPMARADSYGDIARLEQLLDEYAQISAMDPAKLPAIRAQIWTLIQAAKLDHDLGMAERPADDGFDDFLLHVDGWLCEVKDAQIRDGLHVLGGAPTGPERVNLVLSILRARQIWGGTTALPGLREALGLDESAATRTGADEAEARARALVEAMEEAGWDPAAVARAAEGHGQAVADILDFAAREVVPRLAATTDELDHAVHALNGGFVPAGPSGSPLRGLVNVLPTGRNFYSVDPKAVPSRLAWETGQALADSLLERYREDNGRWPTSVGLSLWGTSAMRTAGDDVAEALALLGVRPVWDEASRRVNGLEPIPPAELGRPRVDVTLRISGFFRDAFPHVIGLLDDAVRLAAALDEPAEANYVRAHAQADLAEHGDERRATTRIFGSRPGTYGAGLLQLIDSRDWRTDADLAEVYTVWGGYAYGRGLEGRAAREEMETAYRRIAVAAKNTDTREHDIADSDDYFQYHGGMVATVRALRGSAPEAYIGDSTRPETVRTRTLVEETSRVFRARVVNPRWIEAMRRHGYKGAFELAATVDYLFGYDATTGVVADWMYDKLAEAYVLDPENRAFLQQANPWALHGIAERLLEAESRGMWEKPDPAVVDALRQVFLETEGDLEGDG; encoded by the coding sequence ATGACGTACGCGACGATCCTCCTGCTGTCGACCTCCGACACAGACCTGCTCAGCGCCCGTGCCGCCGAAGGGCCGGTGCGGTACCGCTTCGCGAACCCCTCCCGTCTGCCGCTGGACCGGCTGCCCGGCCTGCTCGACGGCACCGACCTGGTCGTCGTGCGCCTGCTCGGCGGCCTCCGCGCCTGGCAGGAGGGCCTCGACGCGCTGCTCGCACAGGGCCGCCCGGTGGTCGTCCTGACCGGCGAACAGGCCCCGGACGCCCAGCTGATGGAGGCGTCCACCGTCCCCGTCGGCATCGCTGCCGAGGCCCACGCCTATCTCGCCCACGGCGGCCCGGACAACCTGGAGCAGCTCGCCCGGTTCCTGTCCGACACCGTCCTGCTCACCGGCCACGGCTTCGCGCCGCCCGCGCCCGCCCCCACCTGGGGGGAACTGGAGCGCACCGCGCGGGACGGCACCGGCCCCCTGGTCGCCGTGCTCTACTACCGCGCGCACCACATGAGCGGCAACACCGCCTTCGTCGGCGCCCTGTGCGACGCCGTCGAGGAGGCCGGCGGCCGGGCGCTGCCGCTGTACGTCGCCTCGCTGCGCACCCCCGAACCCGAGCTGCTGGAACGGCTCCGCGGCGCCGACGCCGTCGTCACCACCGTCCTCGCCGCGGGCGGCACCGCCCCGGCCGGCGCCCAGGCGGGCGGCGACGACGAGGCATGGGACGCGGGCGCCCTCGCCTCGCTCGACGTCCCCGTCCTGCAGGCGCTGTGCCTGACCGGCTCGCGCAGCGCCTGGGAGGACAACGACGAGGGCCTGTCCCCGCTGGACGCCGCCAGCCAGGTCGCGGTACCCGAGTTCGACGGCCGCCTCATCACGGTCCCCTTCTCGTTCAAGGAGATCGACGAGGACGGCCTCCCCGCGTACGTCGCCGACCCCGAGCGGGCCGCCCGCGTCGCCGGAATCGCCGTGCGCCACGCCCGGCTGCGCCACATCCCCAACGCCCGGAAGCGGCTCGCCCTGGTGCTGTCCGCGTACCCGACGAAGCACTCCCGCATCGGCAACGCCGTCGGCCTCGACACCCCCGCCTCCGCCGTCGCCCTGCTGCGCCGGCTCCGGGCGGAGGGCTACGACTTCGGCACCGAGGAGATCCCCGGCCTGGCGTCCGGCGACGGCGACGAACTGATCCGCGCCCTCATCGAGGCCGGCGGACACGACCAGGACTGGCTCACCGAGGAGCAGCTCGCCCGCAACCCGGTCCGCATCCCGGCCGCCGACTACGAGCGCTGGTACGCGACCCTGCCGCGGGAACTGCGCGAGCACGTCGAGGAGCACTGGGGCCCGGCGCCCGGCGAGATGTTCCTGGACCGCTCCCGCAACCCGGAGGGCGACATCGTCCTCGCCGCCCTGCGCCGCGGCAACCTGCTGATCGTCATCCAGCCGCCGCGCGGCTTCGGCGAGAACCCGATCGCCGTCTACCACGACCCCGACCTGCCGCCCTCGCACCACTACCTCGCCGCCTACCGCTGGATCGCCGCCCGCCAGGACGACGCCGGCTTCGGCGCCGACGCCATGATCCACCTCGGCAAGCACGGCAACCTGGAATGGCTGCCCGGCAAGAACGCGGGGCTTTCCGCGGCCTGCGCGCCCGACGCCGCGCTCGGCGACCTGCCGCTCGTCTACCCCTTCCTGGTCAACGACCCCGGCGAGGGCACCCAGGCCAAGCGCCGGGTGCACGCCACCCTCGTCGACCACCTGGTGCCGCCGATGGCGCGCGCCGACTCCTACGGCGACATCGCCCGCCTGGAGCAGCTCCTCGACGAGTACGCGCAGATCTCCGCCATGGACCCGGCGAAGCTGCCGGCGATCCGCGCCCAGATCTGGACCCTGATCCAGGCGGCGAAGCTCGACCACGACCTCGGCATGGCGGAACGCCCCGCCGACGACGGCTTCGACGACTTCCTGCTGCACGTCGACGGCTGGCTCTGCGAGGTCAAGGACGCCCAGATCCGCGACGGGCTGCACGTCCTCGGCGGCGCGCCCACCGGCCCGGAGCGGGTCAACCTCGTCCTGTCGATCCTGCGCGCCCGGCAGATCTGGGGAGGCACCACCGCCCTGCCCGGACTGCGCGAGGCGCTCGGCCTCGACGAGTCCGCCGCGACCCGCACCGGCGCCGACGAGGCCGAGGCCCGCGCCCGCGCCCTGGTCGAGGCGATGGAGGAGGCGGGCTGGGACCCGGCCGCCGTCGCCCGGGCGGCCGAGGGCCACGGGCAGGCCGTCGCGGACATCCTGGACTTCGCCGCCCGGGAGGTCGTGCCGCGCCTCGCCGCCACCACCGACGAACTCGACCACGCCGTCCACGCGCTGAACGGCGGCTTCGTCCCGGCCGGACCGTCCGGCTCACCGCTGCGCGGCCTGGTCAACGTGCTCCCGACGGGCCGCAACTTCTACTCGGTCGACCCCAAGGCCGTGCCCTCCCGCCTCGCCTGGGAGACCGGGCAGGCGCTCGCCGACTCCCTCCTGGAGCGCTACCGCGAGGACAACGGCCGCTGGCCGACGTCCGTCGGGCTGTCCCTCTGGGGCACCAGCGCGATGCGCACCGCGGGGGACGACGTCGCCGAGGCCCTGGCGCTGCTCGGCGTCCGCCCCGTCTGGGACGAGGCGTCCCGCCGCGTCAACGGCCTCGAACCGATCCCGCCCGCCGAACTCGGCCGCCCCCGCGTCGACGTCACCCTGCGCATCTCCGGCTTCTTCCGCGACGCGTTCCCGCACGTCATCGGCCTCCTCGACGACGCGGTCCGGCTGGCCGCCGCGCTCGACGAGCCCGCCGAAGCCAACTACGTACGGGCCCACGCCCAGGCCGACCTCGCCGAGCACGGCGACGAACGGCGGGCCACCACCCGGATCTTCGGCTCCCGCCCGGGCACGTACGGCGCCGGGCTGCTCCAGCTCATCGACTCCCGGGACTGGCGCACCGACGCCGACCTCGCCGAGGTCTACACGGTGTGGGGCGGTTACGCGTACGGCCGGGGCCTGGAGGGACGCGCGGCGCGGGAGGAGATGGAGACGGCGTACCGGCGGATCGCGGTCGCGGCGAAGAACACCGACACCCGCGAGCACGACATCGCCGACTCCGACGACTACTTCCAGTACCACGGCGGCATGGTCGCCACCGTGCGCGCGCTGCGCGGCAGCGCGCCCGAGGCGTACATCGGCGACTCCACCCGCCCGGAGACGGTCCGCACCCGCACCCTGGTCGAGGAGACCTCCCGCGTCTTCCGCGCGCGCGTCGTCAACCCCCGGTGGATTGAGGCGATGCGCCGCCACGGCTACAAGGGGGCCTTCGAACTCGCCGCCACCGTCGACTACCTGTTCGGCTACGACGCGACGACCGGTGTGGTCGCCGACTGGATGTACGACAAGCTCGCCGAGGCGTACGTCCTGGACCCCGAGAACCGCGCGTTCCTCCAGCAGGCCAACCCCTGGGCCCTCCACGGCATCGCCGAAAGGCTGCTGGAGGCGGAGTCCCGGGGCATGTGGGAGAAGCCCGACCCGGCGGTCGTCGACGCCCTGCGCCAGGTCTTCCTCGAGACGGAGGGCGACCTGGAGGGCGACGGCTGA
- a CDS encoding DM13 domain-containing protein yields the protein MRTSLVRRPVVIVGLAVVAIVAAAGLYWFQPWKLWVDETVREELPAASPAAPASPAAPDGSPAPADTAAPAAPEVLATGTFISHEHATTGSVKILRLEDGSRTLRIENLDTSSGPDLRVWLTDAPVKEGRDGWHVFDDGEYVSLGKLKGNKGDQNYALPADADLNRLTSVSIWCDRFDVSFGAAELEKAAA from the coding sequence ATGAGGACATCGCTCGTACGCAGACCCGTGGTGATCGTCGGTCTGGCGGTGGTCGCGATCGTGGCGGCCGCCGGGCTGTACTGGTTCCAGCCCTGGAAGCTCTGGGTGGACGAGACCGTGCGCGAGGAGCTGCCCGCGGCCTCGCCGGCCGCACCGGCTTCCCCGGCCGCACCGGACGGATCGCCGGCCCCGGCCGACACGGCCGCGCCGGCCGCGCCGGAGGTGCTGGCCACGGGAACCTTCATCAGCCATGAGCACGCCACGACCGGCAGCGTGAAGATCCTCCGGCTCGAGGACGGCTCCCGCACCCTCCGGATCGAGAACCTGGACACCAGCAGCGGCCCCGACCTGCGCGTCTGGCTCACCGACGCGCCGGTGAAGGAGGGCCGGGACGGCTGGCACGTCTTCGACGACGGGGAGTACGTCAGCCTCGGCAAGCTCAAGGGCAACAAGGGCGACCAGAACTACGCGCTGCCCGCCGACGCCGATCTGAACCGCCTGACCAGTGTCAGCATCTGGTGCGACCGGTTCGACGTCTCCTTCGGCGCCGCCGAGCTCGAGAAGGCGGCCGCGTAG